CACCCGGAAGATCGATCTTCTTGAAATGCCGCAAGCCGCAGCCGGCTGCCACACTGCGCAAACCGGCCGCATACCTGGCGCTCGATTTATCCAATGATGTCCATTGGACGCATCATTTCGTTGTCTTCATGTTCAAGGATGTGACAGTGCCACACGAACTTGTAGTGCTGTCCGGGGACCACAACCGTGCCCGTTGGCAGATCGAATTTCATGATCAGCTGGGTCACAGTGCCGGGGAAGGACTTCACCACATCTTTGGCAGCGTTCACTTCTTCAGGGAACGGAGCCTGCGGCGGTCCGGTGAAGACAAGCTGTCCGGTATTGTCGAAGGTGTCCTGGTCAAACGGCCTCCGGCTCAGCACCTGGAACTGCACCAGATGGATGTGTTTGGGGTGAGCGTCACCGGTATCGTTGATCAGGTTCCAGATTTCCGTGGAGCCTGCTTTTGGATCTTCAGTGACGGGATCGTCCCAGTTCTTGTTGTCGAGCAGCCCGATGATCGGGAACCCATCTGAGGCGCGATCAAGTTCCGTAAGGATCAGGTCGCGCGTCTTCACCGCGGATTGAGGATTAATGTTCATCGGCCTGGGGTTCAGCACCTGCGGAATCGTGCTGGCGTCTCTTGACGACAAGGGCTTCGAAACGCGGAACATCATGATCTGCGTGGGCACAACTTCTCCGCCGCCCGGGAACGGCGCGGGAGCGTTGTTGGTGAGCACAAAATTCTTGCCCGCCTTGCCGGTAAAGTCCACGATCACGTCAAAGCGCTCCGCCGGCAGTTGCAGCAGCGTGGTCAAAGCCACAGGAGCCGGCAACAGGCCGCCATCGGTGCCAATCACGTTGAATTGCGGGCCTGCCATGCCATGAGCTACGCCCTTGGCGTCCGTCATGACCAGGTTCATGTTCAGGAAGCGCGCGTTGCAGCCATTGAGCATGCGCAGGCGATAGCGCCGCGGCTCAATATCAATTACCGGCCACGCCTTGCCGTTCACGCACATGGTGTCGCCAAAGAACTCGGGAATCCAGAACTGGTGCGTTCCGCCGTCAGCCGTGGGATAAAGGAACGTGCCGTCTGGATTGAACAACCGGTCCTGGATGATCAGCGGGAT
This is a stretch of genomic DNA from Terriglobia bacterium. It encodes these proteins:
- a CDS encoding multicopper oxidase domain-containing protein, producing MPVIKPDPNGVTHIRMQPAMQKVHRDLPPTPIWGYNGIWPGPTMEVRSGVPVKIKYHNDALPTTHPLPVDFTIHGSEADKPQVRNVVHLHGAKILPESDGYPEAWISPDGVTGPVLFNPDAFVYPNDQQSTMLWYHDHTLGITRLNMIMGLAGAYLIRDAVEDSLNLPKGQFEIPLIIQDRLFNPDGTFLYPTADGGTHQFWIPEFFGDTMCVNGKAWPVIDIEPRRYRLRMLNGCNARFLNMNLVMTDAKGVAHGMAGPQFNVIGTDGGLLPAPVALTTLLQLPAERFDVIVDFTGKAGKNFVLTNNAPAPFPGGGEVVPTQIMMFRVSKPLSSRDASTIPQVLNPRPMNINPQSAVKTRDLILTELDRASDGFPIIGLLDNKNWDDPVTEDPKAGSTEIWNLINDTGDAHPKHIHLVQFQVLSRRPFDQDTFDNTGQLVFTGPPQAPFPEEVNAAKDVVKSFPGTVTQLIMKFDLPTGTVVVPGQHYKFVWHCHILEHEDNEMMRPMDIIG